ATAATATATTTATTGAGTTTCACAATTTTTAATCTCTATGTGACTTATGAAATTCTTGATTCGGAAAAATGGAGATGAATAATAAAAGGAATATACAAAACTTTCTTATAGCCCTTGGGATAATTATATCCACAGTATCATTTTTATGGGAATACTTTTTTCCTGTTGTAATTCTTTATCGCAATATTGCTTATGTTGTAGGGCTTCTGATTTCCCTTTCAGGCGCCATAATGTTTGTTGTGCAGTTGAAGAGAAAGAGGCAGACTCTTCAAAAAATCGGCAAAGGGACAGTTTCTTTGTTTTCTATAATAGTAACTGCCGTAATTCTTATAATAATCAATCTCTTGAGCTATGGAAATGGTATAAGAATTGACCTTACACGGACTGGAAAATATTCCCTTTCAGAAGAGACATTGAAGGTTATATCTTCACTTCAGGAGGATGTAAAATTTATAGGTTTTTTTCAGGAAGGCTCGGAAGCTATTATCCCTTTTCGGGACTTAATGGATGAGTATAAATTTAGGTCAAAGAAGATAGATTATGAGATAGTTGACCCTGATAAAAATCCTGCCTTGGCAAAAAAATATGATGTGCGTGCATATAATACTATTGTTGTAGATAATGGGAAAAATGTTAGGAAAATCAATTTGATATCAGAGTCGGCATTCACAAATGCACTGATTCAGGTTAAAACTACCAAGCGAAAACTTATATGCTTTTTAACAGGACATGGTGAGAAAAACATTTTATCTTCAGACAGCGACAAGAACGGCTATTCACTGATAAAAAAAACTCTTGAGGGGAAAGGATATGATGTAAAAAATTTAGATCTCTTTAATGAAAAATCAATTCCTGAGAACTGTTCCCTTATAATAATAGCAGGCCCTGTTAAAGATTTCGTCCAAGAAGAGATTGACCAGTTGACAAAATATGTCGAATCAGGAGGGAGTTTGGCTTTACTGCTTGACCCCGGCTATTCAGGAAAATTAATTGACTTTGCAAGAAGTAAAAATATCATTTTTTCAGCAAATGTAGTTGCAAATCCTCCAACAGGAATTTTTGGGAATGACCCTCTTGTTACCATTATAAAAAATTATGGCAGACATCCTGCTGTTGCGGGATTTCAGGTTTATTCAGTTTTTCCTATTGCGCAGGCAATTGGTTATGATGAAAAAAGAGCTGCAAAAAGTAGAATTAAGGCTACCTTTGAAAGAATTTTCATAACAGATAGTAGAAGCTGGATTGAAAAAGATGGCAAAAGACCGTATCAATATAATCCACCAATTGACAAAGGAGGTCCGGTAGCGATTGGAGGTATATTTTCTGAGATAAAGACAGAAGATGAAAAAGCTGCAAATATTCTTGCTATAGGTGATTCGGATTTTATAAGTAATGCTTATTTAGGTATTTCAGGTAATTCCGATGTTTTTGTGAATTGTATTAGATGGATTACTGACCAGGAGGATATGATTGTTATTCCCAGAAAACCCAGAGAATTTAGCTCTGTTAATATAACTCGCTCGGAAGGTAATATGCTTTTCATATCATCTGTAATTACTTTTCCGGGTATAATTTTGTTAGTAGGAGCATTTATCTTTCTAAAGAGAAGAAAATTATGAGTAAACTTTCAAAAGCTGTTTTATTATTGGTAATTCTATGCATTCTATCAGTAGTCTATTATTATGACACTATAAAGAAGAAATTGATTGAGAGAGAAAGAGAGGAGTCTGAATATGTATTTAACTTTAATCCGGAAAAAGTTACAGCTCTTGAATTGAACAATAACGGTAAGATTACATATGTAAAAAAGGATAAAAATGGCATTTGGCAAATGGTCAAACCCTATGAAGATTCGGGTGATAGTGAAGTCATAGAAAGAATGCTTAAAAGAATTAGAGAGATCAAAAGTTTCAAGGAAATATCTCCTGCAACTGATGACCTATCACCTTACGGACTTGATAATCCAACAGCATCTTTTAAAATCTATGAAAATGGAAGTGATGAGCCCACTATTTCAGCACGGATTGGCTTGGATAGTATAGTTACTAGCGCTGTTTATGTAAAAATTGAAGATGACCCGGTAATTCACTATGTAACAAATAGATTGAAGACTGCTGTCAAAAGGCGCCCCTATGAGCTTAGAAATAAAAAATTGATAACCATACCTCCAAGGGACATAAATGAGATTGAAATACATAGAAACTCGAAGAAGTTTGTCCTGAAAAAAACGCAATCAGGATGGAGAATGACCTATCCTCATCAAGGGCTCTCTACAGAAGCAATAGCTTTGCATAATATCAGTTTGGTAAATTCAATAGTTATAAAGAGGTTTGTAAGAGATGTGATAGATGAAGAAGATTTAAAGAAATGTGGACTTTTGCATCCTCTTTTCGTCTTTAAAGCTGTTGGGGCCAAGAACAAAGTCTATGAAATAAAATTAGGGAAAATAACGGGCGATAGAGGAATGTATTTGATTTCTAATATGCGAGATGGAATCTACTATTGTGAACGGGATATTTTAGATCAGCTGCCTGATGAAGAAATTGATTTGCGCCAAAGAAGAATTTTTCCTGTTTATATTCATGATATGGCAAAGGCAGTATTGAAAAATAAAAGAGGTGAAATTACTTTTGCAACAGATGAAAAAAGATTGTGGTGGGGATATGTAAATGGTAAAAAATATCCTTTGAATCCTTTCAATGTACAGCGGCTTTTTGCTGTTGCGACAGGTGTGAATGCAGAAAAATTTGTAAATGATCCTGCTCCAGACCTTTCAAAATATGGACTCAATCCTCCTCAGGGGTCATTTACAGCCTATGACAGAGATGGGAAT
The Candidatus Schekmanbacteria bacterium genome window above contains:
- a CDS encoding DUF4340 domain-containing protein — translated: MSKLSKAVLLLVILCILSVVYYYDTIKKKLIEREREESEYVFNFNPEKVTALELNNNGKITYVKKDKNGIWQMVKPYEDSGDSEVIERMLKRIREIKSFKEISPATDDLSPYGLDNPTASFKIYENGSDEPTISARIGLDSIVTSAVYVKIEDDPVIHYVTNRLKTAVKRRPYELRNKKLITIPPRDINEIEIHRNSKKFVLKKTQSGWRMTYPHQGLSTEAIALHNISLVNSIVIKRFVRDVIDEEDLKKCGLLHPLFVFKAVGAKNKVYEIKLGKITGDRGMYLISNMRDGIYYCERDILDQLPDEEIDLRQRRIFPVYIHDMAKAVLKNKRGEITFATDEKRLWWGYVNGKKYPLNPFNVQRLFAVATGVNAEKFVNDPAPDLSKYGLNPPQGSFTAYDRDGNKLGSFLIGKLNKAGIKAYCMNEEYKEIAIIDMVFVRDWLGREPDFFISKTENGEKNERQKK